Genomic window (Cryptosporangium minutisporangium):
TGGCGTGACCTGGCCTTCCTGCACTGGCCGGTGGACCCGGCGGTGGTGGCGCCGCTGCTGCCGGCGGGCACGCGTCCGGACACGCTCGACGGGGTGACCTACGTCGGGCTGATCGGCTTCCGGATGGACCGCGTGGGGCTGGGCGTCGGCGTCCCGTACTTCGGTCAGTTCGCGGAGACGAACGTCCGTCTCTACTCGGTCGACGCCGCCGGGCGACGCGGCGTCGTGTTCCGTTCCCTGGACGCGGCGCGACTACTGCCGGTAGTGATCGGGCGGGCGGTGTTCGGGCTGAACTACGTGTGGTCGCGCATGCGTGTCACGCGCGCCCCGGACGGCTCGTACACGTACGCCAGCGTGCGGCGCTGGCCCGACGCGGGGCCCCGCAACGCGTTCACCGTGGTACCGGGCGATCCGGCCCCAGCCGATCCGCTCAACGAGTTCCTGACCGCCCGCTGGGGCCTGCACACCACGCATCGCGGCCGGACGTACTACCTGCCCAACGAGCACCCGGTCTGGCCACTACAGAGCGCGACGCTCACCGACCTCGACGAAACCCTGCTCGCCGCCGCCGGCCTACCCACCCCCGACGGCCCCCCGCCGAGCGTGCTTTTCAGCCCCGGCGTCCCCGTGCGATTCGGCGCGCCCCTAGCGTCCGCGCCGCCATCAAGCCCACAACTGGCCTTCTAGGGCGGCTTCGGCTTCGGCCAAGGTGCCGGCGTAGGCGCCGGTGGAGAGGTACTTCCACCCACCGTCGGCGACGATGAAAACGATGTCGGCGCGCTGCCCGGCCTTCGCCGCGCGGTGCGCGGTCGCCAGCGCCGCGTGCAGGATCGCGCCGGTCGAGATGCCGGCGAAGATCCCCTCCACCTCGATCAGCTGCCGGGTCCGCAGCAGCGCGTCGCGCGGGCCGACCGAGAAGCGGGTGGTCAGCACGCTGGCGTCGTACAGCTCCGGGACGAACCCCTCGTCGATGTTGCGCAGGCCGTACACCAGCTCGCCGTAGCGCGGCTCGGCGGCGACGATCTGGACGTCCGGAACCTTCTCGCGCAAGTACCGCCCGGTACCCATCAGCGTGCCGGTCGTGCCCAGACCCGCGACGAAGTGCGTAATCGTCGGGCAGTCCCGCAGGATCTCCGGCCCGGTCGTCTCGTAGTGCGCACGCGCGTTCGCCGGGTTGCCGTACTGGTAGAGCATCTTCCAGTCGGGGTGCTCCTCGGCCAGCTGCTTCGCCATCGCGACGGCCTGGTTCGAGCCGCCCGCGGCCGGGGACGAGATGATCTCCGCGCCGTACATGCCCAGCAGCTGCCGCCGCTCGATCGACGTGTTCTCCGGCATCACGCAGATCAGCCGGTAGCCCTTGAGCTTCGCCGCCATCGCCAGCGAGATGCCGGTGTTGCCGCTCGTCGGCTCCAGGATCGTGTCGCCGGGACGGAGCCGACCGTCGCGCTCGGCCTCGGTGATCATGTAGAGCGCCGGGCGGTCCTTGACCGAACCGGTCGGGTTGCGGTCCTCGAGCTTCGCCCAGAGGCGGACGTCGTCGCTCGGGGAGAGCCGCGGCAAACCGACCAGGGGCGTGTCACCGAGCGCGTCGAGCAGTGAGTCGTACCGGGCCATGGTCGGTCTCCTTCTCTACCGGGTCTACCGCGGACCCGGGCCTCACACCGAGGCCCGGGTCACTCACGGGCTCAGCAGCCGCCGGCCACCGCAGGCAGCACGGTCACCGAGTCGCCGTCCTTGAGACCGGTCTCGAGGGCACCGGTGAACCGGACGTCCTCGTCGTTGACGTACACGTTCACGAAGCGGTGCAGCGTGCCGGTGTCGGTGACCAGCCGGCCGCGCAGACCGGGGTACTTGCCGTCGAGGTCGGCGATGAGCGCTTCGAGCGTCTCGCCCTCGCCCTGCACGGTCTTCTCGCCACCGGTGTAGGTGCGGAGGATAGTCGGAATGCGAACTTCGATCGCCATGGGTACTCGAGCCTCCTGGGAGTGACTGGATAACAGCCGGCGGGGGCCCGGCCGATCACCGACCGGAGTCACCAGAACACGCCGGGCGGTGAATCCCCGCGCGCCGGACCGCACAGGCCGCGGTCGGCACGGGTTGGACTCAGCGGCAACGACAGTCGTAGACCACCTCGGCCGGAGTATGGCCGAAGAGGTACGACTGCGTGGGGCGTCGCCGAACCGTCATCGCGTGGCCTCGTCGGCTAAATCCGCCGATGCGGCGATCTCGACCGGCTCCTCGGTGACCACACCGTCGACGATGCGGAACGAGCGGAACTCGACGGTCTCCTCGTCACGGGTGGAGACCAGGACGTAGTGCGCGCCCGGCTCCTGCGCGTACGAGATGTCGGTTCGCGACGGGTACGCCTCGGTCGCGGTGTGCGAGTGGTAGATGACGACGGGCTCCTCGTCCCGGTCGTCGAGCTCCCGGTAGAGCTTGAGCAGGTCCATCGAGTCGAACTCGTAGAACGTGGGCGACCGGGCGGCGTTCAGCATCGGGATGAAGCGAACGGGGCGGTCGCTGCCGGCCGGACCCGCCACCACGCCACACGCCTCATCGGGGTGGTCGCGGCGGGCGTGCGCCACGATGGCGTCGTAGATGGCCCGGGGAAGCGTCAACACGACTCCCAGCGTACCCAGCCCATCCCGGAGGACGGCAGATCCGGTCACCAGACGGGACGCGCATCACTCCGCGAAGCCACCGAACCACGCCGATGGCGTCCGCCCGGCGGTTACGCCTCGGGATCGATCGCGTCGACCAGGCTGGCCTGCAACCCGGTCAGGAACTGGTAGAGGGAGAGTCCCAGCACCCGCGCGCCGGTCGGATCCGCACCGGCGGCCGCCTCGAGCTCGGCCAGCGGGTCGGTTTCGGCCTCGATCTCCAGCGCGGTGCCGAGCATCAGGCGAGCGTCGTTGAGCGCGAGCAACCACGCCTCCGCCCGGTCGGCGTCGAGCCGGATCTCGCCGCCCTCGAACGGCAGGTCGTCGAGGATGACGCCGGCGTTGCCGATCTTCTGCTCGCGCAGCGAGGACTCGGTGAGGCTGCGCAGCTCGGCCGCGGCTTCCGGATCGTCCCGGTACCCGTCCGGGAAGAGTCTCGCGAGTACCGGATCGGCGCTCGGACCGGCCACGCCGACGGCGTCCACGCCGTCGTCCACCAACTCGACCTCGAGGTCTTCGGGCTCGGGCTCGATCCGGTCGAAGTCGTCGAAGACGTCACCCGGCTGGGGCGCCACCGACCGGCCGCCGACGTCGAACGGGTCGCGCCCGAACGAATCGGAGCGGCCGAGCGACGAGGGGCCCAGGTCGAGGCTCATCACGCCACGCCGGTCGCCCGCCTGGATCAAGCCGGCGACTTGTGCCACCACCAGCCCGACCGCTTGCGCCTCTTCGGCGCTCAGCCGCAGCGTGTAGGCGTTGTTCGTGCGCGTGAAACCGTAAGTCATCTCAGTCCTGCTGCAGAGTGGCCCAGAGCCCGTGCGAGTGCAGCCGGGCGACGTCGTGCTCCATGCGTTCCCGGCTGCCGGTCGACACGACGGCTCGTCCCTTCTGATGTACGTCGAGCATGAGCTGGGTGGCCTTGGGTTTGTCGTACCCGAACAGCTTCTGGAACACGTAAGTCACGTACGACATCAGGTTGACCGGGTCGTCCCAGACGACCGTGACCCACGGCCTTTGCTGCTCGGGCCTTTCGGTGGTGCTCGGTGTCTCCGCCGGAGCGACCAGGGGAGCGGTCATGCGTCCCATCGTGCCATCGCTGGAGGTTCTCGCAACAACCCCGGGCAACATGGTTCCCGTCCCAGGCCCGGGCCAGGGCGAACGATCGGCTGCTCGTAGGCTGGGGCCATGGGGACAGCACTGCTGACCGACCACTACGAGCTCACGATGCTGGCCTCCGCGCTCCGCGACGGATCCGCCCACCGCGAGTGCGTCTTCGAGGTCTTCGCCCGTCGGCTGCCGAAGGAGCGCCGCTACGGCGTCGTCGCCGGCACCGGACGGCTACTGGACGCACTGGTCGACTTCCGGTTCGAGGCCGAGGACCTGGACTACCTCCGCAGCGCGGGCGTGGTGGACGCGGAGACCGCCGAGTGGCTGGCCGCCTACCGGTTCAGCGGCGACATCGACGGCTACCCCGAGGGCGAGTTGTACTTCCCCGGCTCGCCGATCCTGTCGGTCCGCGGCACGTTCGCCGAGGCCGTACTGCTCGAGACGCTCGCGCTGTCGATCCTCAACCACGACTCGGCGATCGCCACGGCGGCCGCGCGCATGGCCGTCGCGGCGAGCGACCGGCCGCTGATCGAGATGGGCTCCCGGCGGACGCACGAGGAGTCGGCGGTGGCCTCCGCGCGCGCCGCCTTCCTCGCCGGTTTCACCGCCACGTCCAACCTCGAAGCGGGTCGGCGCTACGGCATCCCGACCACGGGCACCAGCGCACACGCGTTCACGCTGCTGCACGACACCGAGAAGGCCGCGTTCTCCGGACAGCTCGCCGCGCTGGGCGTCGGCACCACGATGCTGGTCGACACGTACGACATCACCGCCGGGATCCGGACGGCGATCGAGGTGGCCGGCCCGTCGCTCGGCGCCGTCCGGATCGACTCCGGTGACCTGGGCGTGCTGGCCGTCCAGGCCCGCCAGCAGCTGGACTCGCTGGGCGCCACCGACACCCGGATCGTCGTCTCCGGCGATCTGGACGAGTTCGCGATCGCCGCGCTGGCCGTCGCCCCGGTGGACGCCTACGGCGCCGGTACCGCG
Coding sequences:
- a CDS encoding DUF2017 family protein, which gives rise to MTYGFTRTNNAYTLRLSAEEAQAVGLVVAQVAGLIQAGDRRGVMSLDLGPSSLGRSDSFGRDPFDVGGRSVAPQPGDVFDDFDRIEPEPEDLEVELVDDGVDAVGVAGPSADPVLARLFPDGYRDDPEAAAELRSLTESSLREQKIGNAGVILDDLPFEGGEIRLDADRAEAWLLALNDARLMLGTALEIEAETDPLAELEAAAGADPTGARVLGLSLYQFLTGLQASLVDAIDPEA
- a CDS encoding DUF2071 domain-containing protein; its protein translation is MDAEPVTLAAPRPIRRAIMTQWWRDLAFLHWPVDPAVVAPLLPAGTRPDTLDGVTYVGLIGFRMDRVGLGVGVPYFGQFAETNVRLYSVDAAGRRGVVFRSLDAARLLPVVIGRAVFGLNYVWSRMRVTRAPDGSYTYASVRRWPDAGPRNAFTVVPGDPAPADPLNEFLTARWGLHTTHRGRTYYLPNEHPVWPLQSATLTDLDETLLAAAGLPTPDGPPPSVLFSPGVPVRFGAPLASAPPSSPQLAF
- a CDS encoding cysteine synthase, producing the protein MARYDSLLDALGDTPLVGLPRLSPSDDVRLWAKLEDRNPTGSVKDRPALYMITEAERDGRLRPGDTILEPTSGNTGISLAMAAKLKGYRLICVMPENTSIERRQLLGMYGAEIISSPAAGGSNQAVAMAKQLAEEHPDWKMLYQYGNPANARAHYETTGPEILRDCPTITHFVAGLGTTGTLMGTGRYLREKVPDVQIVAAEPRYGELVYGLRNIDEGFVPELYDASVLTTRFSVGPRDALLRTRQLIEVEGIFAGISTGAILHAALATAHRAAKAGQRADIVFIVADGGWKYLSTGAYAGTLAEAEAALEGQLWA
- a CDS encoding nicotinate phosphoribosyltransferase, encoding MGTALLTDHYELTMLASALRDGSAHRECVFEVFARRLPKERRYGVVAGTGRLLDALVDFRFEAEDLDYLRSAGVVDAETAEWLAAYRFSGDIDGYPEGELYFPGSPILSVRGTFAEAVLLETLALSILNHDSAIATAAARMAVAASDRPLIEMGSRRTHEESAVASARAAFLAGFTATSNLEAGRRYGIPTTGTSAHAFTLLHDTEKAAFSGQLAALGVGTTMLVDTYDITAGIRTAIEVAGPSLGAVRIDSGDLGVLAVQARQQLDSLGATDTRIVVSGDLDEFAIAALAVAPVDAYGAGTAVVTGSGAPTAGMVYKLVEVEGRPVAKRSENKASRGGRKAAIRRYKPTGTAIEEVILTGAGAPELGECDRPLQIPLVRSGDRVPDAPTLRDSRDHLAKALVTLPWEGLSLSAGEPAVPVLFSS
- a CDS encoding M67 family metallopeptidase, with the protein product MLTLPRAIYDAIVAHARRDHPDEACGVVAGPAGSDRPVRFIPMLNAARSPTFYEFDSMDLLKLYRELDDRDEEPVVIYHSHTATEAYPSRTDISYAQEPGAHYVLVSTRDEETVEFRSFRIVDGVVTEEPVEIAASADLADEATR
- a CDS encoding MoaD family protein; amino-acid sequence: MAIEVRIPTILRTYTGGEKTVQGEGETLEALIADLDGKYPGLRGRLVTDTGTLHRFVNVYVNDEDVRFTGALETGLKDGDSVTVLPAVAGGC
- the clpS gene encoding ATP-dependent Clp protease adapter ClpS; amino-acid sequence: MTAPLVAPAETPSTTERPEQQRPWVTVVWDDPVNLMSYVTYVFQKLFGYDKPKATQLMLDVHQKGRAVVSTGSRERMEHDVARLHSHGLWATLQQD